Proteins co-encoded in one Actinomadura luteofluorescens genomic window:
- a CDS encoding MFS transporter, which translates to MRAATPTTVSPGLRLLTALAGSQLLVALDFSIIYVALPDIGVSLRFSSAALQWIVSAYAIFFAGFLLLGGQLVDVFSGSRVFMAAQSLFALASLTAGLSGSAATLIAARAGQGIAAALLVPATLGLLSSAYPAGPARNRALSVWGTTGAVGLALGVTSGGALLTVASWPWLFWINLPIVAVCLTAAGPALRVPPSRARRPLAISGALLASAAVVAIVLAFTELARAQPSAPVVGASAVAAVVAGVLFTVGQRRSDHPLVPAALLTVRTLRVACLAAALYMASFGAEFFLVTLYLQDERGYSALTAGLAFLPLAATIVAGNTIAGILASRWQLRHLLTAAYGTGAAGLLILAYAAASSGGYAPVILPGLLLSGLGQGMAFTAMFITGTRDLPEDGNGTGSALITTAQYTGGSIGLALLVLLQGEHPDPSAFTLTFCVTTIVATAVIPAAWRFLHAEPHT; encoded by the coding sequence GTGCGCGCCGCGACCCCGACCACAGTGTCCCCAGGGCTTCGGCTGCTGACCGCGCTGGCCGGTTCCCAGCTGCTCGTCGCTCTGGACTTCTCCATCATCTATGTCGCGCTTCCCGACATCGGGGTAAGCCTGCGCTTTTCCAGCGCGGCGTTGCAGTGGATCGTGAGCGCGTATGCCATCTTCTTCGCGGGATTCCTGCTGCTGGGCGGTCAGCTGGTCGACGTCTTCAGCGGTAGCCGTGTGTTTATGGCCGCGCAGTCGCTGTTCGCGCTGGCCTCTCTGACCGCCGGCCTGTCCGGCAGCGCGGCGACGCTGATCGCAGCCCGCGCAGGCCAGGGCATCGCAGCGGCTCTGCTGGTGCCGGCGACGCTCGGTCTGCTCAGCTCGGCCTATCCCGCGGGCCCCGCGCGCAATCGGGCGCTGAGCGTCTGGGGAACGACGGGTGCGGTGGGTCTCGCGCTGGGCGTCACCTCTGGCGGAGCCCTGCTCACCGTCGCCTCATGGCCATGGCTCTTCTGGATCAACCTGCCGATCGTGGCGGTCTGTCTCACCGCGGCAGGACCTGCCCTGCGTGTCCCACCCAGCCGAGCCCGCCGACCCCTTGCCATCAGCGGGGCGCTACTGGCCTCGGCCGCCGTCGTCGCGATTGTGCTGGCCTTCACCGAACTCGCCCGCGCGCAGCCCTCGGCGCCGGTCGTGGGCGCCAGCGCGGTCGCGGCAGTAGTCGCCGGTGTGCTCTTCACAGTCGGCCAGCGTCGGAGCGACCACCCGCTCGTACCGGCCGCGCTCCTGACGGTGCGAACCCTGCGGGTCGCGTGCCTGGCCGCAGCCCTGTACATGGCCAGCTTCGGAGCCGAGTTCTTCCTCGTCACCCTCTACCTGCAAGATGAACGCGGCTACAGCGCGCTGACCGCCGGCCTGGCCTTCCTGCCCCTCGCCGCGACCATCGTCGCGGGCAACACCATCGCGGGGATCCTCGCCAGCCGCTGGCAGCTTCGCCATCTGCTGACCGCCGCCTACGGGACCGGGGCCGCGGGCCTGCTGATCCTCGCCTACGCCGCCGCCTCCTCGGGCGGCTACGCGCCAGTGATCCTGCCCGGCCTGCTCCTGAGCGGACTGGGCCAAGGCATGGCCTTCACCGCCATGTTCATCACCGGAACCCGCGACCTGCCCGAGGACGGCAACGGCACCGGCAGCGCATTGATCACCACTGCGCAGTACACCGGCGGCTCGATCGGCCTGGCGCTCCTGGTCCTGCTCCAAGGAGAACACCCCGACCCCTCCGCCTTCACACTCACCTTCTGCGTCACCACCATCGTGGCCACGGCCGTCATCCCAGCGGCATGGCGCTTTCTACACGCCGAGCCCCACACCTGA
- a CDS encoding transposase family protein — protein MLLYRASLPLSRRTLAYATGVVRRHRQALGSRGRCLPPGMQALMTLVYLRKGETYAELGAGFGVSTATAWRYVNETVDLLAARAPKLGAALARAVKAGLPYLVLDGTLVSIDRVAADRPYYSGKHRRHGMNLQVIAAPDGTLLWVSGPLRGSVHDLTAARIWGVVRALAATGLLVLADKAYQGAGAHILTPYKGRDKPEPQKDANRAHAKLRGPGERANAQLKSWRILRKLRCCPHRAGRLAKAIHTLQLRETAAR, from the coding sequence ATGCTTTTGTACCGTGCTTCGCTGCCGTTGTCGCGCCGGACCCTGGCCTACGCCACCGGTGTCGTCCGCCGCCACCGCCAGGCCCTCGGCAGCAGGGGCCGGTGCCTGCCCCCGGGCATGCAGGCTCTGATGACCTTGGTCTACCTGCGCAAGGGCGAGACCTACGCCGAGCTGGGCGCCGGATTCGGCGTCTCCACCGCCACCGCGTGGCGCTACGTCAACGAGACCGTCGACCTTCTCGCCGCCCGAGCGCCCAAACTCGGTGCGGCGCTGGCCAGAGCGGTCAAAGCCGGGCTGCCTTACCTGGTGCTGGACGGCACGTTGGTCTCGATCGACAGGGTCGCCGCCGACCGGCCCTACTACTCGGGAAAACACCGCCGCCACGGCATGAACCTCCAGGTCATCGCCGCACCGGACGGGACCTTGCTGTGGGTGTCGGGACCGCTGCGCGGCTCGGTCCACGACCTGACCGCGGCCCGGATCTGGGGCGTCGTCCGGGCACTGGCGGCCACCGGGCTGCTGGTGCTGGCCGACAAGGCCTACCAGGGCGCCGGCGCGCACATCCTCACGCCCTACAAGGGACGCGACAAGCCCGAACCGCAAAAGGACGCCAACCGTGCACACGCCAAGCTCCGCGGCCCCGGCGAACGCGCGAATGCCCAGCTCAAGTCATGGCGAATCCTGCGGAAGCTGCGCTGCTGCCCCCACCGCGCCGGACGCCTCGCCAAGGCCATCCACACCCTGCAACTCCGCGAGACCGCAGCACGCTGA
- a CDS encoding GNAT family N-acetyltransferase, producing MPQPILHTERLLLVPLADRHLDLEVYLDSDLEVLRYLDARTPTRHEVVATHQRRMAMAGKVDGLGFWMAHLSAEGEEGEFVGLMMLPPAHGLDQPDDPTVCDLGYRLVRRHWRQGLASEASRALLRHAFDTVGQSRVIAQTMAANAGSIGVMRAIGMRYVRTYYPQFDDPLPDAHLGEVEYEMTRTMWEEMR from the coding sequence GTGCCTCAACCGATCTTGCACACCGAGCGTCTGCTGCTGGTACCGCTGGCCGATCGGCATCTCGACCTGGAGGTCTACCTCGACTCCGACCTCGAGGTGCTGCGATATCTCGACGCGAGAACGCCGACCAGGCACGAGGTGGTCGCAACTCATCAGCGGCGGATGGCCATGGCAGGCAAGGTGGACGGGCTGGGCTTCTGGATGGCCCACCTCTCCGCTGAAGGTGAGGAGGGTGAGTTCGTCGGGCTCATGATGCTGCCGCCTGCACATGGTCTCGATCAGCCCGACGATCCCACCGTCTGCGATCTGGGGTACCGGCTCGTCCGCCGGCACTGGCGGCAGGGCCTGGCCAGCGAAGCATCCCGCGCCCTTCTGCGGCACGCCTTCGACACAGTCGGGCAGAGCCGTGTGATCGCGCAGACCATGGCCGCCAACGCCGGATCCATAGGAGTGATGCGGGCCATCGGCATGCGGTACGTGCGCACGTACTATCCGCAGTTCGACGATCCGCTGCCGGACGCGCACCTCGGCGAGGTCGAGTACGAGATGACCCGCACCATGTGGGAAGAGATGCGCTGA
- a CDS encoding amidase — protein sequence MPNDIYGADATELAALVRAGEVSPRELAEAAIAGIEETDPVLNFMVHRRFEEALADAGGPLPDGPLRGVPTVLKDLGQNLMTGQPNYAGSAVIRDLGVIADHDSNVTRKLLDAGLVVLGRTNVPEFGPTVTTEPVAFGPTLNPWDTSRSPGGSSGGSAAAVASGSVPLGHGGDAGGSIRIPASMTGLVGLKSSRGRMSMGPDQGEEPAGFAVEGAVTRTVRDAATIVDVLAGCEPGDPYTAPTPVRPFAAEVGVTPGRLRIGVTTGLGDFETDPACALAATQAGALLAELGHDVDASTPAPMQTQRSELMPHFFGTLSAQFAATMMELEGNLGQPLDLDRFEPLTRDHIETGRRMSAADAVRSRLVLNRFTRAMATWWSDDGWDLLVTPMMPVPPFLLGSLDFDPADRERSHDRIYAATQYSVPFNVTGQPAISLPLHWTPDGLPVGVQLVAAYGREDLLVRVASQLEEAAPWAHRRPPVFAGASVS from the coding sequence ATGCCGAACGACATCTACGGAGCGGACGCGACCGAGCTGGCGGCCCTCGTGCGCGCGGGCGAGGTCTCGCCCCGCGAACTCGCCGAAGCAGCCATCGCCGGGATCGAGGAGACCGATCCGGTCCTCAACTTCATGGTCCACCGGCGATTCGAGGAGGCGCTCGCGGACGCCGGCGGACCGCTGCCCGACGGCCCCCTCCGCGGGGTCCCCACCGTGCTGAAGGACCTCGGTCAGAACCTGATGACCGGCCAGCCCAACTACGCCGGATCCGCCGTGATCCGCGACCTCGGCGTGATCGCCGACCACGACAGCAACGTCACCCGCAAGCTGCTCGACGCAGGCCTCGTCGTCCTCGGGCGCACGAACGTCCCCGAGTTCGGGCCCACGGTCACCACGGAGCCGGTCGCGTTCGGGCCGACCCTGAACCCGTGGGACACCTCTCGCTCGCCCGGCGGGTCGAGCGGCGGCTCGGCGGCCGCCGTCGCCTCGGGCAGCGTCCCGCTCGGCCACGGAGGGGACGCCGGCGGCTCGATCCGCATCCCGGCGTCGATGACGGGGCTGGTCGGCTTGAAGTCCTCACGCGGCCGCATGTCGATGGGCCCCGACCAGGGCGAGGAGCCCGCCGGGTTCGCCGTCGAGGGTGCCGTCACCCGCACCGTGCGCGACGCCGCGACCATCGTCGACGTGCTCGCCGGCTGCGAGCCGGGCGACCCCTACACCGCACCCACGCCGGTGCGTCCGTTCGCCGCCGAGGTCGGCGTGACACCGGGCCGACTGCGCATCGGGGTGACCACCGGGCTCGGCGACTTCGAGACCGATCCCGCCTGCGCGCTGGCGGCCACCCAGGCCGGCGCGCTCCTGGCCGAGCTCGGACACGACGTGGACGCCTCCACGCCCGCGCCGATGCAGACACAGCGCTCGGAGCTGATGCCGCACTTCTTCGGCACCCTCTCGGCGCAGTTCGCGGCGACCATGATGGAGCTCGAGGGGAACCTCGGGCAGCCGCTGGACCTGGATCGCTTCGAGCCGCTGACCCGCGACCACATCGAGACCGGCCGCCGGATGAGCGCCGCCGACGCGGTCCGCTCGCGCCTCGTCCTCAACCGCTTCACCCGGGCCATGGCCACCTGGTGGTCGGACGACGGCTGGGACCTGCTGGTCACCCCGATGATGCCGGTGCCGCCGTTCCTGCTCGGCTCGCTCGACTTCGACCCGGCCGACCGCGAACGCTCACACGACCGCATCTACGCGGCGACTCAGTACAGCGTCCCGTTCAACGTCACCGGCCAGCCGGCGATCTCCCTCCCGCTGCACTGGACCCCCGACGGGTTGCCGGTCGGTGTGCAGCTCGTCGCGGCGTACGGTCGCGAGGACCTCCTCGTCCGAGTCGCCTCGCAGCTCGAGGAGGCAGCGCCCTGGGCACACCGGCGGCCGCCGGTCTTCGCCGGAGCCTCCGTGTCCTGA